A single region of the Cynocephalus volans isolate mCynVol1 chromosome 12, mCynVol1.pri, whole genome shotgun sequence genome encodes:
- the BBS10 gene encoding Bardet-Biedl syndrome 10 protein, with amino-acid sequence MAAAGSVKAALQVAEVLETIVSCCVGPDGRQVLYTKPTGEVLLSRDGGRLLEALHLQHPIARMIVACVSSHLKKTGDGAKTFIIFLYHLLRGLHAVTDKEKDSLISENIQTHGRHWKNCCQWKFISQALLTFQTQILDYIMDQYLSRHFLSIFSLSAKERTLCRSSLELLLEAYFCGRVGRNNRKFISQLMCDYFFKCMSCKSGVEVFELVDDCFAELNVGVTGLPVSDSRVIAGLVLQRDFSVYCPADGDIRIVIVTETIQPLFSASGSEFILNSEAQFQTSQFWIMERTKAIMKHLLSQNVKLLLSTVKQPDLVTYYAELSGISVVECLSSEVVSLIQRIIGLSSFVLPQSSSQCEISNTALVKFCKPLILRSKRYVHLGLISPCPFIPHCIVLCGPVQGLVEQHENALHGAFKMLRQLFKDLNLNYLAQANDQNDTSGPLIYKNTREGNQLPEIGNGSIQRLYQDTVVKNKDELEKTQTYLKAYSNLIVSNVELEACILTPELTPTDTFQRNETPMCLSPEKNRVIDYYEPIIESNSTTNSTTENTRIEISYGSLQVTKIAGKGSMLPVRDKSVDMCTSQSYCSSSMPAGCVLPVGGNFEILLHYYLLNYAKKCQQSEQTIVSIIANALLGIPKILYKSKKGNSFPQIYLRALHALQSNQPVVSGQTGLESVTVKYQLLTSVLQCLAKILTIDLVINIKRQPVKVYDQDSEDELYNTENFC; translated from the exons ATGGCCGCGGCGGGGTCTGTGAAGGCGGCGTTGCAGGTGGCGGAGGTGCTGGAAACGATCGTGAGCTGCTGCGTGGGGCCCGACGGGCGCCAAGTTTTGTATACGAAGCCCACCGGCGAGGTGCTGCTCAGCCGGGATGGAGGCCGCCTCCTGGAGGCGCTACACTTACAGCATCCCATAGCCAG gATGATAGTGGCATGTGTTTCCAGTCATCTCAAAAAAACAGGAGATGGTgctaaaacatttattatctttctttaCCATTTGCTCAGAGGACTTCATGCAGTTACAGACAAAGAAAAGGATTCTTTGATTTCCGAAAATATTCAGACGCATGGAAGGCATTGGAAAAATTGTtgtcaatggaaatttatttcccaAGCTCTTCTAACTTTTCAGACACAAATATTAGACTATATTATGGACCAGTACTTAAGTAGACACTTTTTGTCCATCTTTTCTTTATCTGCTAAAGAGAGAACATTGTGTAGGAGCTCTTTAGAGTTGCTCTTAGAAGCATACTTTTGTGGAAGAGTGGGGAGAAATAATCGCAAATTTATTTCACAATTGATGTGTGACTACTTTTTTAAGTGTATGTCTTGTAAAAGTGGGGTTGAAGTATTTGAGTTGGTAGATGACTGTTTTGCAGAGTTGAATGTCGGTGTCACAGGCCTTCCTGTTTCAGATTCCAGGGTCATAGCTGGGCTTGTGCTTCAGCGAGATTTTTCTGTGTACTGTCCAGCAGATGGTGACATACGAATAGTGATAGTAACAGAAACCATTCAGCCTCTTTTTTCAGCTTCTGGATCAGAGTTTATTCTAAATTCAGAAGCACAGTTTCAGACATCTCAGTTTTGGATTATGGAAAGGACAAAAGCAATAATGAAACATTTACTTAGTCAGAATGTAAAATTGCTGCTATCTACTGTGAAACAACCAGATTTAGTTACTTATTATGCAGAACTCAGTGGCATATCAGTGGTGGAGTGTTTATCATCAGAAGTTGTTTCTCTTATCCAGAGGATTATTGGTCTTTCTTCATTTGTACTACCACAGTCGTCCTCACAATGTGAAATCTCTAATACTGCTTTGGTGAAATTTTGTAAACCCCTTATCCTTAGATCTAAAAGGTATGTTCATCTTGGCTTGATTAGCCCATGTCCATTTATACCACACTGTATAGTTCTTTGTGGACCAGTGCAGGGTCTTGTTGAACAACATGAGAATGCTTTACATGGAGCATTTAAAATGCTTCGGCAGTTATTTAAAGACCTCAATCTAAATTACCTGGCACAAGCCAATGACCAAAATGACACATCAGGTCCTCTTATTTATAAGAATACTAGAGAAGGTAATCAGTTACCAGAGATTGGTAATGGCTCAATACAAAGGCTGTATCAGGACACAGTTGTAAAGAACAAAGATGAACTGGAAAAAACTCAAACATATTTAAAAGCATATTCAAATCTGATAGTTTCAAATGTGGAATTAGAAGCATGTATTCTAACACCAGAACTGACACCAACAGATACATTCCAAAGAAATGAAACACCGATGTGTTTGTCACCAGAAAAAAACAGGGTAATTGATTACTATGAACCAATAATTGAGAGTAATTCCACCACTAATTCAACAACAGAAAACACTAGAATAGAAATCTCTTATGGAAGTTTACAGGTCACAAAAATTGCTGGAAAGGGTAGCATGTTGCCAGTGAGAGATAAATCAGTGGATATGTGTACTTCCCAGAGTTACTGTTCCTCATCTATGCCAGCAGGTTGTGTTTTGCCAGTGGGTGGCAATTTTGAGATCTTGTTACATTACTATCTTCTCAACTATGCCAAAAAATGCCAGCAATCAGAACAAACCATAGTTAGTATAATAGCTAATGCACTTTTAGGCATTCCCAAAATCCTTTATAAGTCTAAGAAAGGAAATAGCTTTCCACAAATATATTTAAGAGCTCTTCATGCACTGCAGTCCAATCAACCTGTGGTAAGTGGTCAGACAGGTTTGGAATCAGTAACTGTTAAGTACCAGTTACTAACTTCGGTTCTTCAGTGTTTGGCAAAAATATTAACCATTGATTTGGTAATCAATATTAAGAGACAGCCTGTGAAAGTTTATGATCAAGATTCAGAAGATGAACTATATAACACTGAAAATTTTTGTTAA